GAAAGAGAAGAAAAGTCCGCCAGAAGTCGCTTGTGTCCGTACCGTCAATACCTCCAAACCACTTGTTGTAGATTCGTCTATATTCCCCATTTGAAGAGATTATAGAGAGTCCTTCATTAAGCAAAGAGACCAACTCTCGATCTCCCTCTCTCACTGCGAAACAGTATTCAAGCCGAATAAAGGGATTGTCGGACATCACGACATCCTTAAGAGAGAGTTCTTCAAGCAGAAAGAGTCCCTGCAAAGTACCTAACAATACCGCATCAACCTGCCGTTCATTAAGCATCCAGAGAGCGATCTCGGGATACTCAACTCTCACGATATCACTCCCTACGAGCTCGGCTGAGACAATCTCGTCCATAAGATCGCCTTTCTGTACGGCTATTCTTGACTCTCTCAAATCATTCAACGAAGAAAACTTACCGGCAAATTTGTTGGAGAAGATGGACCCATGAAGTACTATATGCGGATTGGAAAAGTCCACGAGCGAATCTCTTCCTTCTGAGTAGTACATTCCGAGCAAACCGTCAATTTGACCGCTCTCAAGCGCGGTTCGTGCGTTCGTCCAGGTGCGCAGTTTTATCTCTATTTCGAAATCGAGAGCCTTGGAAATCGCCCGGAGGATATCAACATTGAATCCTACTGGAATTCCTCGTTCGTTATTATATTCAAACGGCGGATAGTCAATGTCACCGCTGAACCTGTACTCTGCTTCAGCAAAAACGACCAGAAAAACCAAAAAGAAGAAAGCAGTTGACAATGCTTTTCTCATAACACTCTCCCAGAAGAAGATAGGCTTCCTCAGAACTAACTATAACATTATATGGTTGAAATTATTGAACATATTAAGGAGAGTTGTCAGCAAACAGTTGACCGGAGGACCTCATATTCTTGCGCGCAGCAGTTCTGTGTAATAATGGAGAGAGGTGATTGTTTTGAGAAGAACTCGTGGAATCGTAGATATTGGCTTGATCATTGGAGTACTCTCGATTATGGTACTAGGAATTCTCTCCTACCTCTTTCCTACGACGAGGATTCCCAACCCTGGAGGAGAGTATGAAGTGGGACTCCAGGTCATCGAACTGAATGATGAGACGAGGTTTGACCCCTTCTCCGATGTTGAGATGACAAGACGGCTGGTGATTGACATATGGTATCCGGCAGATGAGACTGAGGGTAAGAGAAGAAGTCCATGGTTCAGGAATCACAGGCTCTTCGTAAATAGCCTGGCTGACAACTACGATCTTCCTCCCGTATTATTCCAGTTT
The nucleotide sequence above comes from Mesotoga infera. Encoded proteins:
- a CDS encoding transporter substrate-binding domain-containing protein; protein product: MRKALSTAFFFLVFLVVFAEAEYRFSGDIDYPPFEYNNERGIPVGFNVDILRAISKALDFEIEIKLRTWTNARTALESGQIDGLLGMYYSEGRDSLVDFSNPHIVLHGSIFSNKFAGKFSSLNDLRESRIAVQKGDLMDEIVSAELVGSDIVRVEYPEIALWMLNERQVDAVLLGTLQGLFLLEELSLKDVVMSDNPFIRLEYCFAVREGDRELVSLLNEGLSIISSNGEYRRIYNKWFGGIDGTDTSDFWRTFLLFLLPGGIITLLVLGGMYLWNRALRRQVREKTESLSQRLEEEKSIEAQLALSIRRYKSMSETISDYYYEVEYSDNGGDPEVWRSDSYERISGYNIDEPELQEFDWESVVHPDDLDSYRRHVESVRSGNSQQLEYRIIRKDGTIRWVSEFSRPSYSGGASGIKSIC